Below is a window of Mus caroli chromosome 2, CAROLI_EIJ_v1.1, whole genome shotgun sequence DNA.
AGCACATGGCCAACACAGTTGGAAACAGTGGAAACCAGGACAGTTATCTTCCTCTTGGCTTTGCCTAGAACTTTCATGCTAGAGTGGAGTTTCATGGTATAAAGTCTGCACGGCAGGTCTACATATGACATGCAGATGATGCACAATGGCATTGCAAAGCCAAGAACCAGTGTATATGAGTGNCTGGCCTGAAACCAGGCCCACTCTGGTCTCAGGAAACTTAGCCCACAACTGGGTGTCACAACTTTTGCTCCCTCTAGGTGTGCCTAGGCAATTGGCAAGATTGCACAGTGGCCAGTACCGCTAAGTGGCAGTCCATACGCATCCCAACAAGAAAGTAGATGCTGGAGAAGATGTAGTAGTCAGTGGTCAGCACCAGTTTGCAGAATGGCTCTCCAAAAAGTGCTGTAGCAGGTACTCAGTGATACTAGTGGGAACGTCAGCACAAAGAGCCCATCGGCAATAGTTAGGCTCAGGACAAACACATTAGTTACTCTTTTCACCTTTGGTGACTTCAGGATCACATAAATGATAGCCAATTTAACAATTAGGCCCATAGCACAGATCACAGAGTATCTATTGGCAGGTTATGTTGGCAGGAGCTGGCGGGAGCATGTGGAGCACAGTGGCTCCACATAGTGGCTCAGAGTAGGTGGCATTGGGCTGTATTATTATCCTTGGACAAGTATGTGCTCGTGGTAGTGAGGAAGTTGTTAGTAACTTTAGCTGTTGGAGGACTCTGGGTACTCAGCAACCTGCATCATGGTAGGGCTTAGAGACTGATATCTGGGTTGGTTTCTGGGAAAGAAACAGTCAGAAATGCTACAACAGTGGCCACCTCAAGTTCTCTGGGGCCATTCCTACTACCCTAGCCCTTGGGTCGGAGAGAGCCTGGTGGGGCAGAGTTCTCCTTCAGCTTCCTGGATGTAGCCCCATTTCCAGGTTCTGCTCATATGAGAGCAGATGCACCCCTAGGATACTAAGTGACCCAGAGCAACCCCACCTACCACCCCCAATGTACAATAAGCGGAAGGAAGCAGTGCTGTTGCCTATTTGTAGATGTACCTTTTAGATGCTTTACTGGATACTTTGGATCTAAACGTTCTTCCCTTCAGGAGTCAAGTTCTCATTCTCCATCGTGCTGTGTAAAAATCTGCTTTCCTAGGTATTCCACTGGCCTGTCCTCTGTCCAGTGCCTTGTAGCTGGAAGATGATGGCCTTGGTGGGCTCTCAGTGTATAGGCAGCTGTGAGATGAAGGGTGTGATTCCTTTCTTTCAGAAGAGGTTTCAGCCAGTCTTGGTCAGCTGGGAGGGTGGTTTCCAAGACCCACTTGCATTCNTGGTACCTCAGTCTGTTGGCTTCCCATGTAGGCCTGGTTATAACACAAATGAGCAGGGAGAGGAGTGGAGAAAGCTGGGTGCTACTGCTTGACTGAAGGTCCTGGAAGCAAGCACCCCCCTTCCCCATCCAGTGCTGAACTACAGTGCCTGCAGTTGGTGGTCTGGGATTCCATTCCCATGCTCTTTGTACCTGTTCCACcatcccctgtgtgtgtgtgtgtgtgtgtgtgttatgttagTATTTTGCTTGTTATTAATCACTCAGATAAGTCACAAATGGGTAGCTGAGAGATGtgtttttgttcatgtgtgtgtctatctattgAGAAGACACACACAGGGGCTTCTGGGCTCTATAGGGTATTTGTGATTTTGTCTGCAGGCGCTAGGAACCTGTGTACCTTTGTCTTTATATGTGCATCTTGGTGGATCTcatgcctccttctcctccttcttttttttttcccctgggggtggggggaatgggcagagtttctctgtgtataaccttggctgtcctaaaacttgttctgtagaccaggtggctTCAAATAGAGagatattcctgcctctgcctccctagtgctgggattaaagacataagCTACCACTGCCTACTTataagcatgcacatggtatgtacattgcatgtatgtgtgggccCATGTGTCTGCTTGCGTGGGGTTTCTGAGGGTAGCTCTGTACTATATCCAAAGGAGTCTGTGTGTATTCTTGTATAAATATTGGACTGGAGGACTGCTGGTCTTCATATGAAGCCAAATGTTGACCATAGACaacctattttgtttttgtcttttaccAGCCATGAGAGGCCACGGAGAAAGGCACTTGCTCCTACACTGGCTCCTGGCCCCTTCTCTGTGGTACTCAGGAAAACTACTGGAAGCCAAGATCTCTGCTGTACTCCTTGACTGTTTTCTCTCTAAGTGGGAACTGCTCATTCAGTCCTACTCACAAACAGCAGGGCTGTCTCTCTGGCTGTGCTTTTATAGCAGTTATTGTGTTGAAGATGAGCTTCCAGTTTGAGttgggatatttttttctttgtacataTACATACGGTGGTTGGTTGGGGAAGATGGGGTAGTTTGTTTTNAGCCTCCGGGGATGTGACTGTCCATTGAGGATATGCCCAGTGCCTTCTGGGGTACAAAGCTATCACTCCATATCCACAGGTCAGCTTCTTCTGTGAGTTTCTCTCCCAAGTCTTTTTGTTCCATGTTTTTTTCTGGGCTGGGTCAGGATAGGAGTATGAACCATGACCCTGAGTGCTTTGAGGTTACTGAGCCTGACTATGTTAAGGAATACCAGGTGGGAGCAGTCATGGATTCTTCCTTGTGTATACTGCACTAAAAGGTGGATCAGCACTGGTTAGTAGGTATTTCTGGAGGAGCATTTCACTTACAGAGACTGAGGCCCCTGAGGTCAACCAACAGACATGGTTAGCAACTATGAGGAAAGTCTTTATTAAGTTGAATTTAATGAGTTGGGGAGTGCTTGTGGGATAAAACAGAGGTATTGGGTCTGTTCAGAGTTAGGAAACCAGAGATGTGACAGTTTCAGACCTGTGTCGGGCTTGACTGATTTTGGATTCTTCCCCTGGCAAAAGGGGGTGGTTAGATCTTCTNTCATCTAGTTTGTGTCCTGAGTTTTCCTCCCTGTGAATCTTGTCAGCAAGGAACTGGCCAGTGCTCCCTGTCGTCATCATTACTGGCAAAGGCAGAGGTTCTTTACATCTCTTCTTGCTCAACTTTACACACACTAAATACCTCACTCCCCACCCTTTTCCAGAGCTTGTTATTCTAGGATATCTTCCCTCTAGTCCAGGAGGGGAGTGGACTAGTATTAGAATGCATTCTTGAGAGTATAGAACCCTCTCTCATCTTCCACCAGACTCCTAACTCTCATTAGCCAACTCTTTCACCTCACTAGTAGTCAGCCCAGTATAAAAGTCCCTCCCAGACTTCTTTCTTCCTGAGCCTGGCTTAGGGAGTGCCCTGGCTCCTCACCAAGCCTGTTCTCTTGGAAGTGGGGATAAAAGGAGGAACAAGTATGGTCACGAGGGCCCTGTGGTACGAGAagaagggctggggctgggaatgATGTGGATTGGGTATTGAGGGTTATAAAATGTAGGATCTAAGCTGTCACAGCCCGAGGCTGCTGTGGGTGCCAGTCATCCTGGCACGGGTCCACATGTGTGGAGACCCCAGATGCCCCTTTCCTCTCTAGTCACACCTCACCTGTGACCTCTGCAGCTTGGCAGCTGTCTGTATAGCCTTTACACTTGGGCTAAGAGAGCTGCTTTGTTCCGCTTGGCAGGGCATTGTCCCAGAGGAAAGCTTTGCTTCATGAAAGGATTTTCACTTTAAGAAATGAATTGGTCTTTGCAGCCTGTTGGGTGTGAGGGGAAAGGCCGCGGAGGGAGACAGGTGTCAGCTgtacagggtgggggtggggaaatgcCTTTCAGTGACAACCAGACTTTCTGGAAGTGCTGGGGCAGGGTTGGGAGGATGGGGTGGTCGGGTATATGGTGGGTTATGGGTATGGATACGGTAGGCTTGCATCTGGGTCTCATGCGTGTATATGTTTGTCTCTGGGCTCAGGAGAAGTCTTCCCAGgataagaggaagaagagggtgtGCAACCTGGCTGTTTGTGTAAGCTAGGAACATAGATAGCAGTCAGCAACAGGAAAGCTCAATTGTAGGGCTTTGTCCTTATTGTCATTTTATGTAGATGTGGCAGTCAACCTCCATCTACTGTGACCAGACCCCTGGAGGTCTGACTACTTCTACAGAAGCAAATCAAGGCAGAAGTTGGTAgaggaatgttttattttctgagcgTGGGGAAATGGAGTAGAGATAATGTGtctttcctttataaatgtatttttcttttctctatagtTTTTAATCTGTTCTGTTATagtagttaaaaaataaaaaactaaaaaggaaagggaaggatatGACTGCTATGGGGTatagtggaggagaaagtttattacaGGTAAGTAGTAGAGCAGAGCCAGAGGCATGTGTCCCAGACACatttgggagagtccagagtggtcaTGACCCTAAAGTCATGCCCATGACCccgaggaaagggagaagaggaaggggaggagagagaggaatcaGGAACAACAGCCAAGAGAGCAAGGTAGAAAAGAGGTGGATAACCAAAATGTCTTGATTATATAGAGAAGAACCTCTTGGGGGACAGGCAGCTcagcctgggctggaaagttcagggtagagggaAGCATATGCCAACCATATCCTGTAACAAGTAAGGACTGAAGGATGCTAGGAGAACCTGACAGGTCTGCTTTGCTATGTTGAACAGGCACCTCAGCTGTTTGTNTCAGGTTTGAAAGTTAACAAGTACAGGTATACTTGATCACGTACATATGTGTGGCCCccgtgtctgtctgtatgtctgtctctttttctctttgttttgtttgttattttttttttttttttctagacaaggtttctctgcattgccctggctgtactggaattcactctgtagaccaggctggcttggaactcagagatccacctgagtGGGAATGCAGaggcctctcgagtgctgggattaaaggtgtgagccaccaccactaCCTGCTGCCATTTTCTTA
It encodes the following:
- the Npbwr2 gene encoding LOW QUALITY PROTEIN: neuropeptides B/W receptor type 2 (The sequence of the model RefSeq protein was modified relative to this genomic sequence to represent the inferred CDS: inserted 3 bases in 3 codons; deleted 1 base in 1 codon), yielding MTTGSTGQFLADKIHREENSGHKLDXRRSNHPLLPGEESKISQARHRYSVICAMGLIVKLAIIYVILKSPKVKRVTNVFVLSLTIADGLFVLXVPTSITEYLLQHXFGEPFCKLVLTTDYYIFSSIYFLVGMRMDCHLAVLATVQSCQLPRHTXEGAKVVTPSCGLSFLRPEWAWFQAXHSYTLVLGFAMPLCIICMSYVDLPCRLYTMKLHSSMKVLGKAKRKITVLVSTVSTVLAMCSLCWMPFHLASVVALTTGMPYISLVIGISYAVTSLSYVNSCFDPFMNSFLNDNFHKNFCTIILLQEA